A region from the Corylus avellana chromosome ca7, CavTom2PMs-1.0 genome encodes:
- the LOC132186393 gene encoding uncharacterized protein LOC132186393, with protein sequence MVERWVVECIVANLVVISILHCLSPRQTPTSRLHHNFQIFRKPKKKKKKKRRGRKKMASLAAVAGDYLRRRISKISAQLNYSNTKCLYPIRGTRWFSSGTESSRTEYPGENAYDLLGVSETSSFAEIKASFRKLAKETHPDLVESKNDSAASQRFVQILAAYEILSDSEKRAHYDGYLLWQRRLLQKHSRQGTRLSTYRSHITTFKQMEVVEWLKWYRYAINDIVSEKKVVLGTGYFDVLERDFYSAIHAAFYGPIIESMDLLPDRFEAEERSVYETPEVLHLVSGRDLFGMVCLVNRIPEISFASNEKLTSFASIDLGICPTFQNMGSHMSSEGVDDFGTPLMQSRNVTEHTSDAYKNLELHVSRRVVAVATRVPPKSHCDDIQNEEAQDQIHVFLSSHEDPSMHITDEFSTDQFSGGAVGSKIPLGTIIGLGTSPDEGSCFVYDSNGTKTHVIMKHRTLLVKHMHWYRVQEEVSVCECRCSRARLPPSKFWLFEPRCGMHDIGGWYVETFGRDKKGRTVPSQRYWDGFDASEEFDKRLHPAIYLLALAYRTLDLEDSKRRQRTVRDIVGGKLFRILSWCKKIV encoded by the exons ATGGTGGAGAGATGGGTggtagaatgcattgtagcaaaTCTCGTAGTAATAAGTATCCTTCACTGTTTGTCGCCACGTCAGACTCCAACCTCCCGATTGCATCATAATTTCCAAATATTccgaaaacccaaaaaaaaaaaaaaaaaaaaaagaagaggaagaaagaaaatggctTCTCTCgccgccgttgccggggactatCTTCGCCGACGAATTTCTAAAATCTCAGCTCAACTAAATTACAGCAACACTAAGTGCTTGTATCCGATTCGTGGAACTCGGTGGTTCAGCAGCGGCACTGAGTCGTCTCGGACTGAGTACCCGGGCGAGAACGCGTACGATCTCTTAGGAGTATCGGAGACCAGCTCGTTCGCCGAAATCAAAGCTTCATTTCGAAAATTGGCTAAAGAAACTCACCCTGACCTCGTCGAGTCGAAGAACGATTCGGCTGCTTCTCAGCGGTTCGTGCAAATCCTTGCGGCCTATGAG ATTCTTTCAGATTCTGAGAAGAGGGCCCATTATGACGGGTATCTGTTATGGCAGAGAAGGCTTTTGCAGAAACATTCGAGACAAGGAACAAGGTTATCAACATATAGATCCCATATAACAACATTTAAGCAGATGGAAGTTGTTGAATGGTTAAAGTGGTATAGATATGCTATAAATGATATAGTGTCAGAGAAGAAGGTGGTTCTTGGAACAGGCTATTTTGATGTGCTTGAAAGGGATTTTTATTCAGCCATACATGCAGCGTTCTATGGCCCAATAATTGAGTCAATGGATCTTCTTCCTGACCGCTTTGAAGCTGAGGAGAGGTCTGTCTATGAAACTCCTGAGGTTTTGCACTTGGTTTCAGGGCGTGATCTTTTTGGGATGGTCTGCCTGGTCAATAGGATTCCTGAAATATCTTTTGCCAGTAATGAAAAATTAACTTCGTTTGCATCTATAGATTTGGGCATCTGTCCAACCTTTCAGAATATGGGCAGCCACATGAGCTCTGAAGGCGTGGATGATTTTGGAACTCCTTTGATGCAATCACGGAATGTTACCGAGCACACTTCAGATGCATATAAAAATCTAGAGTTGCATGTATCTAGAAGAGTGGTTGCTGTGGCCACTAGAGTGCCTCCTAAAAGTCATTGCGATGATATACAGAATGAAGAGGCTCAAGATCAGATACATGTATTTCTTAGCTCACATGAAGATCCATCCATGCATATTACCGATGAGTTCTCCACAGATCAGTTTTCTGGTGGTGCAGTTGGATCAAAGATTCCATTGGGAACTATAATTGGACTGGGGACTAGCCCAGATGAAGGGTCTTGCTTTGTATATGATAGCAATGGTACAAAAACCCATGTGATTATGAAGCACAGAACATTGCTG gTGAAGCACATGCACTGGTATCGTGTGCAAGAAGAAGTTTCTGTTTGTGAGTGTAGATGCAGTAGAGCCCGTTTACCCCCAAGCAA ATTTTGGCTGTTTGAGCCTCGATGTGGCATGCATGACATTGGTGGTTGGTATGTTGAAACATTTGGCAGAGATAAGAAAGGTCGGACTGTCCCATCACAAAGATATTGGGATGGCTTTGATGCTAGTGAAGAATTTGACAA